The following coding sequences lie in one Vanacampus margaritifer isolate UIUO_Vmar chromosome 16, RoL_Vmar_1.0, whole genome shotgun sequence genomic window:
- the LOC144035896 gene encoding uncharacterized protein LOC144035896 produces the protein MFTITKVKYKEELCGAQEENERLRQLMDAFCKQPRVVLNRADVSEKYLCPERQEPEFHGVKEEEDLEPLQVKEEEQPQPPNIKKEEWLPPYIKEEEHFTELPVTGVHLKSEDECQYEENKGAESPSSSSRQQTTTEDDEDHRGGSQADSLLARISDGEDTSHSPQTDDYEQSDGDVTCHTDSKRWKCSQCGKTFGCQSLLRRHMISHTGEKPFACSICGHNFTQKGSLKIHTITHTGEKPFACSVCGKKFAVNESLKIHTRTHTGEKPFACSVCGQNFARKGNLKLHTKTHAGEKHFACSVCGQNFAYKGYLKIHTRTHTGEKPFACSVCGQNFARKGTLKIHTRTHTGEKPFACSVCGQNFAYKGYLKIHTRTHTREKPFACSVCGQNFTEKGSLKRHTLIHTGEKPFACSVCGQNFASKGNLKFHTKTHTGEKPFTCSVCGQKFAQKETLKIHTRTHTGKKPFTCAVCGQKFAQKKTLKIHTRTHTGEKPFACSACGKKFAHKENLKLHTRTHTGEKPFTCSVCCQRFPSKAKAKTHKCAGENSRDE, from the exons ATGTTCACAATAACGAAAGTCAAGTAcaaagaggagctttgtggCGCACAAGAAGAGAATGAGCGACTACGTCAACTGATGGACGCTTTTTGCAAGCAGCCTCgagttgtgttgaacagagcag acgtcagtgaaaaatatctttgtcctgagcggcaggagccagagttccatggcgtgaaagaggaggaggacttggagcctcttcaagttaaagaagaggagcagccacaacctcccaacataaaaaaagaagagtggcTGCCAccatacattaaagaggaagagcatttcacagagttgcccgtgactggtgtccatttgaagagtgaagatgaatgtcaatatgaagagaacaaaggggcggagtctccaagcagcagctcaagacaacaaacaacaacagaagatgacgaggaccaccgtggaggatcacaagcagacagccTGTTAGCTCGAATATCAGATGGTGAAGACACGTCACACTCTCCTCAAACCGATGACTATGAACAGTCTgacggtgatgtgacatgtcacactgacagcaaacgttggaaatgttctcagtgtggaaAAACTTTTGGCTGCCAGTCTCTATTGAGAAGACATATGATCagccacactggagaaaagccttttgcctgctcaatttgtggtcACAATTTTActcagaagggaagcttaaaaatacacacaataacccacactggagagaagccttttgcctgctcagtttgtggaaaaaaatttgctgtgaatgaaagcttaaaaatacacacaagaacccacactggagagaagccttttgcctgctcagtttgtggtcaaaattttgctcggaagggaaacttaaaattacacacaaaaacccaCGCTGGAGAGAAGcattttgcctgctcagtttgtggtcaaaattttgcttacaagggatatttaaaaatacacacaagaacccacactggagagaagccttttgcctgctcagtttgtggtcaaaattttgctcggaAGGGaaccttaaaaatacacacaagaacccacactggagagaagccttttgcctgttcagtttgtggtcaaaattttgcttacaagggatatttaaaaatacacacaagaacccacactcgagagaagccttttgcctgctcagtttgtggtcaaaattttactgagaagggaagcttaaaaagacacacactaatccacactggagagaagccctttgcctgctcagtttgtggtcaaaattttgcttcgaagggaaacttaaaatttcacacaaaaacccacactggagagaagccttttacctgttcagtttgtggtcaaaaatttgctcagaaggaaaccttaaaaatacacacaagaacccacactggtaagaaaccttttacctgtgccgtttgtggtcaaaaatttgctcagaagaaaaccttaaaaatacacacaagaacccatactggagagaagccttttgcctgctcagcttgtggtaaaaaatttgctcacaaggaaaacttaaaattacacacaagaacccacactggagagaagccttttacctgctcagtttgttgtcaaagattcccaagtaaGGCTAAAGCTAAGACGCAcaagtgtgctggtgagaatagcagAGATGAATGA
- the LOC144035898 gene encoding DNA repair protein RAD51 homolog 4-like isoform X1, whose amino-acid sequence MVLLREGMCPGLDEDLVRRLRDAHVKTVEDLVSSDIEYLAQKCAASYKALIAVRRVLLAQHAAFLVSGADLYDELLSSTAILSTGNPNLDALLDSGVYTGEITELAGGPGSGKTQVCLGVAAHVSHRLRQNVIYVDTTGGLSAGRLRQMLRTQTSSDDEQMEALQRIGVRRAFDIFSLLDCLYRLGDGGLRQASSGSGASVKALIVDSVSAVIAPLLGSRHNEGMYRMSQVAIALRTLAKDFNIAALVTNYVTRSEDGELQPGLGVCWSHVPKTRVLLERLPDTATVGGSALRSAALLKSSRRPCLIRAELDLQQWSRLQRDTSGKRKLDAADS is encoded by the exons ATGGTACTCTTGCGAGAAGGGATGTGTCCGGGACTGGATGAAGATTTAGTGCGTCGTTTGCGGGATGCTCACGTCAAAACAG TGGAAGATCTGGTCTCATCGGACATAGAGTACCTCGCACAGAAATGTGCGGCGTCATATAag GCTCTGATAGCCGTCCGCAGGGTGCTGCTCGCACAGCACGCCGCCTTCCTCGTTTCCGGTGCCGACCTCTACGACGAGTTGCTCAGCTCCACCGCCATCCTCTCCACGGGAAATCCCAA CTTGGATGCACTGCTGGATTCTGGCGTGTACACGGGCGAGATCACAGAGCTGGCAGGAGGGCCAGGAAGTGGCAAAACTCAG GTATGTTTGGGCGTGGCGGCGCACGTGTCTCACCGCCTGAGGCAAAACGTGATCTACGTGGACACTACGGGGGGGCTGTCGGCGGGCCGTCTGCGCCAGATGCTGCGAACCCAAACCAGTAGCGACGACGAGCAG ATGGAAGCCCTGCAGAGGATCGGCGTGCGCCGCGCGTTTGACATCTTCTCCCTGCTCGACTGTCTGTACCGTCTCGGTGACGGCGGCCTACGGCAG GCGAGCAGCGGAAGCGGAGCCTCCGTCAAGGCGCTGATTGTGGACTCTGTGTCGGCCGTCATCGCTCCTCTTCTGGGAAGCAGACATAATGAAG GCATGTACAGGATGAGCCAAGTAGCCATCGCCCTCAGGACCTTGGCCAAGGATTTCAACATAGCCGCCTTG GTGACCAATTACGTGACGAGGAGCGAGGATGGCGAGCTGCAGCCGGGCCTGGGCGTGTGCTGGAGTCACGTCCCGAAAACCCGAGTCCTGCTGGAGCGACTTCCGGACACCGCCACCGTCGGCGGATCCGCTCTCCGGTCTGCCGCCCTCCTCAAGTCCTCCAGGCGG CCGTGTTTGATCCGAGCCGAGTTGGACCTTCAGCAGTGGAGTCGCTTGCAACGCGACACGTCGGGGAAGCGAAAGCTGGATGCGGCAGATTCTTGA
- the LOC144035898 gene encoding DNA repair protein RAD51 homolog 4-like isoform X2 — protein sequence MKQQVGHFGVNVMKFQRGFLFFVLQWILSFPVESGGRILDALLDSGVYTGEITELAGGPGSGKTQVCLGVAAHVSHRLRQNVIYVDTTGGLSAGRLRQMLRTQTSSDDEQMEALQRIGVRRAFDIFSLLDCLYRLGDGGLRQASSGSGASVKALIVDSVSAVIAPLLGSRHNEGMYRMSQVAIALRTLAKDFNIAALVTNYVTRSEDGELQPGLGVCWSHVPKTRVLLERLPDTATVGGSALRSAALLKSSRRPCLIRAELDLQQWSRLQRDTSGKRKLDAADS from the exons atgaaacagcaagtcggccattttggtgtcAATGTGATGAAATTCCAGagaggttttttattttttgtgcttcAGTGGATTTTATCCTTCCCTGTTGAAAGTGGAGGACGCAT CTTGGATGCACTGCTGGATTCTGGCGTGTACACGGGCGAGATCACAGAGCTGGCAGGAGGGCCAGGAAGTGGCAAAACTCAG GTATGTTTGGGCGTGGCGGCGCACGTGTCTCACCGCCTGAGGCAAAACGTGATCTACGTGGACACTACGGGGGGGCTGTCGGCGGGCCGTCTGCGCCAGATGCTGCGAACCCAAACCAGTAGCGACGACGAGCAG ATGGAAGCCCTGCAGAGGATCGGCGTGCGCCGCGCGTTTGACATCTTCTCCCTGCTCGACTGTCTGTACCGTCTCGGTGACGGCGGCCTACGGCAG GCGAGCAGCGGAAGCGGAGCCTCCGTCAAGGCGCTGATTGTGGACTCTGTGTCGGCCGTCATCGCTCCTCTTCTGGGAAGCAGACATAATGAAG GCATGTACAGGATGAGCCAAGTAGCCATCGCCCTCAGGACCTTGGCCAAGGATTTCAACATAGCCGCCTTG GTGACCAATTACGTGACGAGGAGCGAGGATGGCGAGCTGCAGCCGGGCCTGGGCGTGTGCTGGAGTCACGTCCCGAAAACCCGAGTCCTGCTGGAGCGACTTCCGGACACCGCCACCGTCGGCGGATCCGCTCTCCGGTCTGCCGCCCTCCTCAAGTCCTCCAGGCGG CCGTGTTTGATCCGAGCCGAGTTGGACCTTCAGCAGTGGAGTCGCTTGCAACGCGACACGTCGGGGAAGCGAAAGCTGGATGCGGCAGATTCTTGA